The Aptenodytes patagonicus chromosome 10, bAptPat1.pri.cur, whole genome shotgun sequence genome includes a region encoding these proteins:
- the PYGO1 gene encoding pygopus homolog 1 — translation MSAEQEKDPIALKRSRGGDSGLDGLGGPGVQLGSPDKKKRKANTQGSSFPPPSEYAPPPNPSSDHLVAANPFDDNYNTVSYKPLPSGNPYFSNPGYPGFGGYNTFRMPPHMLPRVTSPYGGSYSLRNQPHPLPQNPVGMGFSRPHSFSFGPHDNPGFGNQPPYSSGQINQNVNMPGQHFRPNPGENFGHSGQIPHPDVPSNFGPGSNPNFLNSQLESNHSFVPPPNTYNQTKSSAQKQDFSQGGNKASSQNTAVHQHHHRTEDIVSQGNSDLKNVTRNNVVNQDNSHSNSADNTNASHSNGTQSKSRQPRGTAEGCNSEKSSKTPLHPSRHGHSSSEPVYPCGICTHEVNDDQDAILCEASCQKWFHRICTGMTESAYGLLTAEASAVWGCDTCMADKDVQLMRTRETAGPPALNTDG, via the exons GTGGTGACAGTGGATTGGATGGGTTAGGAGGACCAGGAGTACAACTTGGAAGCCCTGATAAGAAAAAGCGCAAAGCAAATACACAG ggaTCATCATTTCCTCCTCCATCTGAATATGCTCCACCGCCGAATCCAAGCTCTGACCACCTTGTAGCTGCAAATCCATTTGATGACAACTATAACACTGTGTCTTATAAACCACTTCCTTCAGGAAATCCATATTTCAGTAATCCTGGTTATCCTGGCTTTGGAGGCTATAACACTTTCAGAATGCCACCTCACATGCTGCCCAGAGTGACCTCTCCATATGGTGGTTCTTACTCCCTCAGAAACCAACCACATCCCCTTCCTCAAAACCCTGTGGGAATGGGTTTTAGTCGACCCCACTCTTTCAGCTTTGGTCCACATGATAACCCAGGTTTTGGGAATCAACCACCTTATAGTAGTGGTCAGATAAATCAAAATGTCAATATGCCTGGTCAGCATTTCAGACCAAATCCTGGTGAGAACTTTGGTCATTCTGGTCAGATACCTCACCCTGACGTGCCATCTAACTTTGGTCCTGGAAGCAATCCAAATTTCCTAAATTCTCAGCTAGAGTCAAACCATTCTTTTGTTCCTCCACCAAACACGTACAACCAGACAAAATCATCAGCACAAAAGCAAGACTTTAGTCAAGGTGGAAACAAAGCATCCAGCCAGAACACTGCTGTTCATCAGCATCATCACAGGACAGAGGACATTGTGAGTCAAGGTAACAGTGACCTAAAAAATGTTACTCGAAACAATGTGGTAAATCAGGATAACAGCCATTCTAATAGTGCTGATAACACTAATGCTAGTCATTCAAATGGGACTCAGAGTAAGTCCCGCCAGCCTCGAGGTACTGCTGAAGGATGCAACTCtgaaaagagcagcaaaacacCCCTTCATCCCAGTCGTCATGGTCACTCGTCCTCTGAACCGGTCTATCCATGTGGAATTTGTACACATGAAGTTAATGATGACCAGGATGCCATCCTGTGTGAAGCCTCTTGTCAAAAATGGTTTCATCGTATCTGTACAGGCATGACTGAGTCAGCTTATGGCCTTCTTACAGCAGAAGCATCAGCAGTATGGGGTTGTGATACTTGCATGGCTGACAAAGATGTCCAGTTAATGCGTACAAGAGAGACTGCAGGACCACCTGCATTGAATACGGATGGCTAA